One stretch of Miscanthus floridulus cultivar M001 chromosome 18, ASM1932011v1, whole genome shotgun sequence DNA includes these proteins:
- the LOC136521196 gene encoding ethylene-responsive transcription factor ERF039-like: MRRNAESSSSTPVRHAPLPSGERKYKGVRWRKWGRWVSEIRLPNSRERIWLGSYGTPEKAARAFDAAYLCLRGPGRADGLNFPDSPPDVGCRTSDPQEVYAAAVSHANRAAAAPWDAHAATDPSSEPTQSTQAHGGAPVETVAPVPSPAPSLLLEVSTDDDSFDWFVNPPPLYSPTMVVESHAYLPASQKAEAADVDMENESGSVSWALVF; this comes from the coding sequence ATGCGGCGCAACGCGGAGTCGTCGTCGTCGACGCCGGTGCGCCATGCGCCATTGCCGTCGGGGGAGAGGAAGTACAAGGGCGTGCGGTGGCGCAAGTGGGGCAGGTGGGTGTCGGAGATCCGCCTGCCCAATAGCCGCGAACGGATATGGCTCGGCTCCTACGGCACACCGGAGAAGGCAGCACGGGCGTTTGACGCGGCGTATCTCTGCCTCCGCGGCCCCGGCCGCGCAGACGGGCTCAACTTCCCGGACTCGCCGCCGGACGTCGGCTGCCGCACCAGCGACCCGCAGGAGGTGTACGCGGCCGCAGTGTCCCACGCCAACCGAGCCGCCGCGGCGCCGTGGGATGCACATGCAGCAACCGATCCGTCGTCCGAGCCCACGCAGTCGACGCAGGCGCATGGCGGTGCGCCAGTGGAAACTGTGGCGCCGGTTCCATCGCCGGCGCCGTCCCTGCTGCTTGAGGTGTCCACCGACGACGACAGCTTCGACTGGTTCGTCAATCCGCCGCCGCTCTACTCGCCAACCATGGTGGTGGAGAGCCATGCGTACTTGCCAGCGTCACAGAAGGcagaggcggcggacgtcgataTGGAGAACGAAAGTGGATCAGTGTCCTGGGCTTTGGTGTTTTGA